One genomic segment of Mesoterricola silvestris includes these proteins:
- a CDS encoding DUF116 domain-containing protein, with product MTQHPLPLERPRLFIAVRRGVPLTLAAALMVLAVMEPAGLGWPRGWLVLGAMACLGEVWPTFKTGRTYARARTAIQRWDAGWVWALRPLFRRIGMEEAWILSFCAWNNQKVRGLFRDAKARRALVLLPHCIQMARCKADVLTDLSSCYECGLCPVGDFLPLHLNRTWDTRISNRSHKAYREARAFRPDLIVAVSCTDRLFKGLVKLPEVPCYVIPLQLPHRMCVDTTFSVPHLLAAMETLVEPREAERVVPLRREGIA from the coding sequence ATGACGCAGCACCCCCTGCCCCTGGAGCGCCCGCGGCTGTTCATCGCCGTGCGCCGGGGCGTGCCCCTGACCCTGGCCGCGGCGCTCATGGTCCTGGCGGTGATGGAGCCGGCGGGCCTGGGCTGGCCCCGGGGCTGGCTGGTCCTGGGCGCCATGGCCTGCCTGGGCGAAGTGTGGCCCACCTTCAAGACCGGCCGGACCTACGCCCGGGCCCGCACCGCCATCCAGCGCTGGGACGCGGGCTGGGTGTGGGCGCTGCGCCCCCTTTTCCGGCGCATCGGCATGGAGGAGGCCTGGATCCTCTCCTTCTGCGCCTGGAACAACCAGAAGGTGCGCGGCCTCTTCCGGGACGCCAAGGCCCGCCGGGCCCTGGTGCTGCTCCCCCACTGCATCCAGATGGCCCGCTGCAAGGCCGACGTGCTCACCGACCTGTCCAGCTGCTACGAGTGCGGCCTGTGCCCCGTGGGGGACTTCCTGCCCCTGCATCTGAACCGCACCTGGGACACCCGCATCTCCAACCGCAGCCACAAGGCCTACCGGGAGGCCCGGGCCTTCCGCCCCGACCTCATCGTGGCCGTGAGCTGCACGGACCGGCTCTTCAAGGGGCTGGTGAAGCTCCCCGAGGTGCCCTGCTACGTCATCCCCCTGCAGCTGCCCCACCGCATGTGCGTGGACACCACCTTCTCCGTCCCCCACCTCCTGGCCGCCATGGAAACCCTCGTGGAGCCCCGGGAGGCCGAGCGGGTCGTCCCCTTGCGCCG
- a CDS encoding MlaD family protein has protein sequence MSMKLETKVGAFFVASIGVLGILILRMEKLELFGGNGQNHVSTSFAQVAGLSLQSKVRVAGVPVGAVTTIELQGKTARVVLSLPQEFHIYKDAAASLSSIGILGEKYIELDPGHPEAGPLPNDGTIPSRAGMGMDTIMESLGSISQDVKSITGALNKSIGGEEGRAKLDEIVDNIRVLTGEFRAMSQENHGAINATMANVQQMSGELRERLPRLAQQFEDLGKNLNAMVNDGRPELNGILKDVRKLSADLHVTVDNVNQITGKMNRGEGTIGKLLNDETTVQKINLAVDNVNSMLGGWKAMDLNLDLNGARWTKRGDSKVGIGIDIVPSRDHWYSLELASTPDGKISESTHTATVIDPKTGLPTQVSVAERSINVDQTFTVSAQFAKRIAENYVFTAGLVEGRGGVGAEFRAFNDRLRFGGLAYDFTKRTDKPNPRYRLTTSYQFYKGFYAMAGLQDIANADLRTFFVGGGIRWKDEDLKKLVGLASIGK, from the coding sequence ATGAGCATGAAACTGGAAACGAAAGTCGGAGCGTTCTTCGTCGCGAGCATCGGCGTGCTGGGCATCCTCATCCTGCGCATGGAGAAGCTCGAGCTCTTCGGCGGCAACGGCCAGAACCACGTGTCCACCTCCTTCGCCCAGGTGGCGGGCCTGAGCCTCCAGAGCAAGGTGCGGGTCGCGGGCGTGCCCGTGGGCGCCGTGACCACCATCGAGCTCCAGGGCAAAACGGCCCGGGTCGTGCTCTCCCTGCCCCAGGAGTTCCACATCTACAAGGACGCCGCGGCCTCCCTGAGCTCCATCGGCATCCTGGGCGAGAAGTACATCGAGCTGGACCCCGGCCACCCCGAGGCCGGGCCCCTGCCCAACGACGGCACCATCCCCAGCAGGGCCGGCATGGGCATGGACACGATCATGGAATCGCTCGGCTCCATCAGCCAGGACGTCAAGAGCATCACCGGCGCCCTGAACAAGAGCATCGGCGGCGAGGAGGGCCGGGCCAAGCTGGACGAGATCGTGGACAACATCCGCGTGCTCACCGGCGAATTCCGGGCCATGAGCCAGGAGAACCACGGCGCCATCAACGCCACCATGGCCAACGTCCAGCAGATGAGCGGCGAGCTCCGGGAACGCCTGCCCCGGCTGGCCCAGCAGTTCGAGGACCTGGGCAAGAACCTCAACGCCATGGTGAACGACGGGCGGCCCGAGCTCAACGGCATCCTCAAGGACGTCCGCAAGCTCTCCGCCGACCTCCACGTGACGGTGGACAACGTCAACCAGATCACCGGGAAGATGAACCGCGGCGAAGGCACCATCGGCAAGCTGCTCAACGACGAGACCACCGTCCAGAAGATCAACCTGGCCGTGGACAACGTCAATTCCATGCTGGGCGGATGGAAAGCCATGGACCTCAACCTGGACCTGAACGGGGCCCGGTGGACCAAGCGCGGCGATTCCAAGGTGGGCATCGGCATCGATATCGTGCCCTCCCGCGATCATTGGTATTCCCTGGAGCTGGCCTCCACCCCCGACGGCAAGATCTCCGAATCCACGCACACCGCCACCGTCATCGATCCCAAGACCGGCCTCCCCACCCAGGTTTCGGTGGCCGAGCGTTCCATCAACGTCGACCAGACCTTCACCGTTTCGGCCCAGTTCGCCAAGCGCATCGCCGAGAACTACGTCTTCACCGCGGGCCTCGTGGAAGGCCGGGGCGGCGTGGGCGCCGAGTTCCGGGCCTTCAACGACCGCCTGCGCTTCGGCGGCCTCGCCTACGATTTCACAAAGCGGACCGACAAGCCCAACCCCCGCTACCGCCTCACCACCAGCTACCAGTTCTACAAGGGCTTCTACGCCATGGCCGGGCTCCAGGATATCGCCAACGCCGACCTGCGCACCTTCTTCGTGGGCGGCGGCATCCGGTGGAAGGACGAGGACCTCAAAAAGCTTGTGGGCCTCGCCAGCATCGGGAAATAA